One window from the genome of Jiangella alba encodes:
- a CDS encoding iron-siderophore ABC transporter substrate-binding protein, whose translation MRRARALAGLSVAFVLLATACGTTEEASDDPTEAGSTSEETTGDGEPITVTDARGVEVTLDEPAVRVAATEWNAVENLVSLGVMPVGVSDIQGYDSWVSSAPLDETVTDIGTRGEPSMDTLATLDVDLVVVTDSLIEGAIEQVEATTPVVVIPGGDVQDNIAQMFSNLDLIAELTGTQDRAQELRDEFDAKVEEGKAAVEEAGATGNPVAFADGWADAGSVSIRPFAEGSLVSDVFAEIGLENPWGLEGDPAYGLAQTDVEGLTALPADVRFWYMANANDGGDPFADILAGNAIWDSLPFVQSGNVVRFPDSLWQFGGPTSMMQYVDAAVDALG comes from the coding sequence ATGAGAAGAGCGCGCGCCCTCGCGGGCCTGTCCGTCGCGTTCGTGCTGCTCGCCACCGCCTGCGGCACGACGGAGGAGGCGTCCGACGACCCCACGGAGGCCGGGTCGACCAGCGAGGAGACCACTGGCGACGGCGAGCCGATCACCGTCACCGACGCCCGCGGCGTGGAGGTCACGCTGGACGAGCCCGCCGTGCGGGTCGCCGCCACCGAGTGGAACGCCGTCGAGAACCTGGTCTCGCTCGGTGTCATGCCGGTCGGCGTGTCCGACATCCAGGGCTACGACTCGTGGGTCAGCAGCGCGCCGCTCGACGAGACCGTCACCGACATCGGCACCCGCGGCGAGCCGAGCATGGACACCCTCGCCACCCTCGACGTCGATCTCGTCGTCGTCACCGACAGCCTGATCGAGGGCGCGATCGAGCAGGTCGAGGCGACCACGCCGGTCGTCGTCATCCCGGGCGGCGACGTGCAGGACAACATCGCGCAGATGTTCTCGAACCTCGACCTCATCGCCGAGCTCACGGGCACCCAGGACCGCGCCCAGGAGCTGCGTGACGAGTTCGACGCGAAGGTCGAGGAGGGCAAGGCGGCCGTCGAGGAGGCCGGCGCCACCGGCAACCCGGTCGCGTTCGCCGACGGCTGGGCCGACGCCGGTTCCGTCAGCATCCGGCCGTTCGCCGAGGGCTCGCTGGTCTCCGACGTGTTCGCGGAGATCGGCCTGGAGAACCCGTGGGGGCTGGAGGGCGACCCCGCCTACGGCCTGGCGCAGACCGACGTCGAGGGCCTGACGGCGCTGCCCGCGGACGTCCGCTTCTGGTACATGGCCAATGCCAACGACGGCGGCGACCCGTTCGCCGACATCCTGGCCGGCAACGCCATCTGGGACTCGCTGCCGTTCGTGCAGTCCGGCAACGTGGTCCGCTTCCCCGACTCGCTCTGGCAGTTCGGCGGCCCGACGTCGATGATGCAGTACGTCGACGCCGCCGTCGACGCGCTCGGCTGA
- a CDS encoding ABC transporter ATP-binding protein produces MTISSALPDGLAARGVDLAYGRDVVVRAATIELRPGLVTALIGPNGSGKSTLLRALARLHLPTTGAISFDDGTDVLSLDPRELARRVTLLAQSRSTPGGLSVRELVEYGRHPHRARWSGRDPGAEQAIARAMTLTGIEALADRPVQALSGGQAQRVWLASCLAQDTGLLLLDEPTTFLDLRYQIEILDVVRELADDHGIGVGLVLHDLDQAAAIADRVLLLEGGTVTADGAPHEVLTPENLSRAYGIRVDVDVDPVDGRISTRAVGRHNDVRPRATV; encoded by the coding sequence GTGACCATTTCGTCTGCTCTGCCCGACGGGCTCGCCGCGCGTGGCGTCGACCTCGCGTACGGGCGCGACGTGGTGGTGCGGGCGGCGACGATCGAGTTGCGGCCCGGGCTGGTGACGGCGCTGATCGGGCCGAACGGCAGCGGCAAGTCGACGCTGCTGCGGGCGCTGGCCCGGCTGCACCTCCCCACGACGGGCGCGATCAGCTTCGACGACGGCACCGACGTGCTGAGCCTCGACCCGCGCGAGCTGGCCCGCCGCGTCACGCTGCTGGCGCAGAGCCGCAGCACGCCGGGCGGCCTGAGCGTGCGCGAGCTGGTCGAGTACGGCCGCCACCCGCACCGCGCCCGCTGGAGCGGCCGCGACCCCGGCGCCGAGCAGGCCATCGCCCGCGCCATGACGCTGACCGGCATCGAGGCGCTGGCCGACCGCCCGGTGCAGGCGCTGTCCGGCGGGCAGGCGCAGCGGGTCTGGCTGGCCAGCTGCCTCGCCCAGGACACCGGCCTGCTGCTGCTGGACGAGCCGACGACCTTCCTCGACCTGCGCTACCAGATCGAGATCCTCGACGTCGTGCGCGAGCTGGCCGACGACCACGGCATCGGCGTCGGCCTGGTGCTGCACGACCTCGACCAGGCCGCCGCCATCGCCGACCGCGTCCTGCTGCTCGAGGGCGGGACGGTCACCGCCGACGGCGCGCCGCACGAGGTGCTGACCCCCGAGAACCTGAGCCGTGCGTACGGCATCCGCGTCGACGTCGACGTCGATCCGGTCGACGGGCGCATCTCCACCCGCGCCGTGGGCCGGCACAACGACGTCCGCCCGCGCGCCACCGTCTGA
- a CDS encoding 3-hydroxyacyl-CoA dehydrogenase, translating into MGAQIATVGVVGLGTMGAGIAEVFARAGLNVVGVERDDAALAAGRGHVDTSTGRAVKRGKLTPEEQAALIARIEFTTDLAALAAADLVVEAVPERLELKRDLFGRLDGVVGAGTILATNTSSLSVTEISVAVSHPERVVGLHFFNPAPVQELIEVVRTVVTAPEVADAVTGLARRLGKTPVACGDRAGFVTNALLFGYLNRAAAMYESGHASREDIDAAITAGLGYPMGPLALLDLIGLDTAYEILGTMYRQGRNRLHAPAPVLGELVTLGFLGRKSGRGFYDYSGIDGIGASSAVVTPEADRARRVAFLDPSPGPFADALAKAGHDVAGAAGAATAELVVAPGDPDTFARVAADTPAGAVLVATGTGPVVASAAASGRPADVVGLHLAGTGGAVAEVVRTVVSAPSAVFTVAAVAASAGLTPVVCADRAGFVVDALLVPYLNDAVAMLETGYASAADVDTAMRLGCRLPAGPFELLDGLGPAAALATLERLQAEVREPGLAPSPLLSQLATTGLRFADL; encoded by the coding sequence ATGGGTGCGCAGATCGCCACGGTGGGCGTCGTCGGGCTGGGGACCATGGGGGCGGGCATCGCGGAGGTGTTCGCGCGGGCCGGCCTGAACGTCGTCGGCGTGGAGCGCGACGACGCGGCGCTGGCCGCGGGTCGGGGACACGTCGACACGTCGACGGGGCGGGCGGTCAAGCGCGGCAAGCTGACCCCCGAAGAGCAGGCCGCACTGATCGCGCGCATCGAGTTCACCACCGACCTCGCCGCGCTGGCCGCCGCCGACCTCGTCGTCGAGGCGGTGCCGGAGCGGCTCGAGCTCAAGCGCGACCTGTTCGGCCGGCTCGACGGCGTCGTCGGCGCCGGCACGATCCTCGCGACCAACACGTCGAGCCTCTCGGTCACCGAGATCAGCGTCGCCGTGTCGCACCCGGAGCGGGTCGTCGGCCTGCACTTCTTCAACCCGGCGCCGGTGCAGGAGCTGATCGAGGTCGTCCGCACCGTCGTCACCGCGCCGGAGGTCGCCGACGCCGTCACCGGGCTCGCGCGCCGGCTGGGCAAGACGCCGGTCGCGTGCGGCGACCGCGCCGGCTTCGTCACCAACGCGCTGCTGTTCGGCTACCTCAACCGGGCGGCCGCGATGTACGAGAGCGGGCACGCGAGCCGCGAGGACATCGACGCGGCGATCACGGCGGGGCTCGGCTACCCGATGGGGCCGCTGGCGCTGCTCGACCTGATCGGGCTGGACACCGCCTACGAGATCCTGGGCACGATGTACCGGCAGGGCCGGAACCGGCTGCACGCGCCGGCGCCCGTGCTGGGCGAACTGGTGACGCTGGGGTTCCTGGGCCGCAAGTCCGGTCGCGGCTTCTACGACTATTCGGGGATTGACGGTATCGGCGCGAGCTCCGCTGTGGTCACCCCCGAAGCGGACCGGGCCCGCCGCGTCGCGTTCCTCGACCCGTCGCCCGGACCGTTCGCCGACGCGCTCGCGAAGGCCGGCCACGACGTCGCCGGGGCCGCCGGCGCCGCGACCGCCGAGCTCGTCGTCGCGCCCGGCGACCCGGACACGTTCGCCCGCGTCGCCGCCGACACCCCGGCCGGCGCCGTCCTCGTGGCCACCGGCACCGGGCCGGTCGTCGCGAGCGCCGCCGCCAGCGGCCGCCCGGCCGATGTCGTCGGGCTGCACCTGGCCGGGACCGGCGGCGCCGTCGCCGAGGTCGTGCGCACCGTCGTGTCGGCGCCGTCCGCCGTGTTCACGGTCGCCGCCGTCGCCGCGTCCGCCGGGCTCACGCCCGTCGTCTGCGCCGACCGCGCCGGCTTCGTCGTCGACGCGCTGCTGGTGCCGTACCTCAACGACGCCGTCGCGATGCTCGAGACGGGGTACGCGTCGGCGGCCGACGTCGACACCGCGATGCGGCTCGGCTGCCGGCTGCCCGCGGGGCCGTTCGAGTTGCTGGACGGGCTCGGGCCGGCCGCCGCGCTGGCGACGCTGGAGCGGCTGCAGGCCGAGGTCCGCGAGCCCGGCCTGGCGCCGTCGCCGCTGCTCAGCCAGCTGGCGACGACCGGCCTGCGGTTCGCCGACCTCTGA
- a CDS encoding iron ABC transporter permease, giving the protein MRSGRLGLVAAGLAVLIAGLAVVHLMQGTAQVGAGEVLRWATGQGSDEAGAIVLASRLPRLLAAVVVGVALGAAGAVMQSVSRNVMASPDTLAVNAGAHLALVVAATAGFTLPLLGAAGLAFAGGLAAAALVLALSGLGGTGAVRLVLAGTAIALALQSLTSALIILFSEETRGLFAWGEGSLGQNGLGGIRTIAPVVAVVLAGLLLLGRKLDLVFIGDDHARMLGVNVRRVRAGSIVLAVLLAACAVTLAGPIGFVGLAAPAIVRLATPVVPGLHRHAVLLPVSAATGVLMLLAADVGLRAAIGSQGALEVPTGVITTILGAIFLITLARRIRVSDTVGEPPAAGVRGGVTGRRFGTVLTTVAVVTVAAAAGATLLGDSVLLLGDVVNWLSGQAGPIVSTVMDTRLPRVAAGLLAGAALALAGAIIQAVARNPLAEPGIIGVAGGAGVGAVTMITLVSGASFWALAGAAGLGAALAATLVFALAARGGFASDRLVLIGVAVSAAAQSLIVVMITLTDPWNETKALTWLAGSTYGRSFEHLVPMALAVALAVPLLYGMRHTMDLLSVDDHTPRILGVHVPKARLALLAGAVVLTGAAVAGVGVIGFVGLVAPHAARALVGRRHGRMLPVAALLGASLVCLADALGRTVIAPAQLPAGLVTAIVGAPYFVWLLYRTRTRGNTAPRRPGWRGHAPHRRVRTEHV; this is encoded by the coding sequence GTGAGGTCCGGCCGCCTGGGCCTGGTCGCCGCCGGGCTCGCGGTGCTCATCGCGGGCCTGGCGGTCGTCCATCTCATGCAGGGCACCGCGCAGGTCGGCGCCGGTGAGGTGCTGCGCTGGGCGACCGGACAGGGCAGCGACGAGGCCGGCGCGATCGTGCTGGCCTCGCGGCTGCCACGGCTGCTGGCCGCGGTCGTCGTCGGTGTCGCGCTGGGCGCGGCCGGCGCCGTCATGCAGTCGGTGTCGCGCAACGTCATGGCCTCGCCCGACACACTGGCGGTCAACGCCGGCGCGCACCTGGCACTGGTGGTGGCCGCGACGGCCGGGTTCACGCTGCCGCTGCTGGGCGCGGCCGGGCTGGCGTTCGCCGGCGGGCTGGCCGCGGCGGCCCTGGTGCTGGCGCTGTCCGGGCTCGGCGGCACCGGCGCGGTCCGGCTGGTGCTGGCCGGCACCGCCATCGCGCTGGCGCTGCAGTCGCTGACCAGCGCGTTGATCATCCTGTTCTCCGAGGAGACGCGCGGCCTGTTCGCGTGGGGCGAGGGCTCGCTCGGGCAGAACGGGCTCGGCGGCATCCGCACCATCGCACCGGTGGTCGCCGTCGTCCTGGCCGGGCTGCTGCTGCTCGGCCGGAAGCTGGACCTCGTCTTCATCGGCGACGACCACGCCCGCATGCTCGGCGTCAACGTGCGGCGCGTGCGCGCGGGCTCGATCGTCCTCGCCGTCCTGCTCGCCGCCTGCGCCGTCACGCTGGCCGGACCGATCGGCTTCGTCGGCCTGGCCGCGCCCGCCATCGTCCGGCTGGCCACGCCCGTGGTGCCCGGGCTGCACCGGCACGCCGTCCTGCTGCCGGTGTCGGCCGCGACGGGCGTGCTGATGCTGCTCGCGGCCGACGTCGGGCTGCGCGCGGCGATCGGGTCGCAGGGCGCGCTGGAGGTGCCGACCGGCGTCATCACGACGATCCTCGGCGCGATCTTCCTCATCACGCTGGCCCGGCGCATCCGCGTGTCCGACACCGTCGGCGAGCCGCCGGCCGCGGGAGTGCGCGGCGGCGTGACGGGGCGGCGCTTCGGCACCGTGCTGACGACGGTCGCGGTCGTGACGGTGGCGGCGGCCGCCGGCGCCACCCTGCTCGGCGATTCCGTCCTGCTGCTCGGCGACGTCGTCAACTGGCTGTCCGGGCAGGCCGGGCCGATCGTCAGCACCGTCATGGACACCCGCCTCCCCCGCGTCGCCGCCGGGCTGCTGGCCGGCGCCGCGCTGGCGCTGGCCGGCGCGATCATCCAGGCCGTCGCGCGCAACCCGCTGGCCGAGCCCGGCATCATCGGCGTGGCCGGCGGCGCCGGCGTGGGCGCCGTCACGATGATCACGCTGGTGTCGGGCGCGAGCTTCTGGGCGCTGGCCGGCGCGGCCGGTCTCGGCGCCGCGCTGGCGGCGACGCTGGTGTTCGCGCTGGCCGCGCGGGGCGGCTTCGCCAGCGACCGGCTGGTGCTGATCGGCGTCGCGGTGTCGGCGGCCGCGCAGTCGCTGATCGTCGTGATGATCACGCTGACCGACCCGTGGAACGAGACCAAGGCGCTGACCTGGCTGGCCGGGTCGACGTACGGGCGCTCGTTCGAGCACCTGGTGCCGATGGCGCTGGCCGTCGCGCTGGCCGTCCCGCTGCTCTACGGCATGCGGCACACGATGGACCTGCTCTCCGTCGACGACCACACGCCGCGGATCCTGGGCGTGCACGTGCCGAAGGCCCGGCTCGCGTTGCTGGCCGGCGCCGTCGTGCTGACCGGCGCCGCCGTCGCCGGGGTCGGCGTCATCGGGTTCGTCGGGCTGGTCGCGCCGCACGCCGCCCGCGCCCTCGTCGGGCGGCGGCACGGGCGCATGCTGCCGGTGGCCGCGCTGCTCGGAGCGTCGCTGGTCTGCCTGGCCGACGCACTGGGCCGGACGGTGATCGCGCCGGCCCAGCTGCCCGCCGGGCTGGTCACCGCGATCGTCGGCGCCCCGTACTTCGTCTGGCTGCTGTACCGCACCCGGACCAGGGGGAATACCGCGCCGCGGCGGCCGGGTTGGCGTGGACATGCCCCTCATCGGAGAGTACGAACCGAGCACGTCTGA
- a CDS encoding class F sortase has translation MPSDLPPPPPPPVPPPPPPSSGGTPSGPARTPPRHRRPRPRLLPWLAAPVLLALAAWWGLDQLDGGERPAAAITPEPSGTYDPYEQSAVPGEPVGRAEGRYDLLLPLSGARAPVIEIGGAEDRVLLPPKDPLLAGWWRDGAAPGAETGTAVIVGHAVEGGEAVFNDLADLAPGTTIRVSGEGLNRWYRVGSVETMSPEQLAARADELFAQDVPGRLALVTCTDWDGTAFRANVVVTAAPM, from the coding sequence GTGCCGTCTGACCTGCCACCCCCACCGCCGCCGCCCGTCCCTCCGCCTCCGCCGCCCTCGTCCGGCGGCACACCGTCCGGCCCGGCCCGCACGCCGCCCCGGCACCGCCGGCCGCGACCCCGGCTGCTGCCGTGGCTGGCCGCGCCGGTGCTGCTGGCGCTGGCCGCGTGGTGGGGCCTCGACCAGCTCGACGGCGGCGAGCGGCCGGCCGCGGCGATCACGCCGGAGCCGTCCGGCACGTACGACCCGTACGAGCAGTCCGCCGTCCCCGGCGAGCCGGTCGGCCGGGCCGAGGGCCGCTACGACCTGCTGCTGCCGCTGTCCGGGGCGCGGGCGCCGGTGATCGAGATCGGCGGCGCCGAGGACCGCGTGCTGCTGCCGCCGAAGGACCCGCTGCTGGCCGGGTGGTGGCGTGACGGCGCGGCGCCGGGCGCCGAGACCGGCACCGCCGTCATCGTCGGCCACGCCGTCGAGGGTGGCGAGGCGGTCTTCAACGATCTCGCGGACCTCGCCCCCGGCACCACGATCCGCGTCAGCGGCGAAGGACTGAACCGGTGGTACCGGGTCGGCTCGGTCGAGACGATGTCGCCCGAGCAGCTCGCCGCCCGCGCCGACGAGCTGTTCGCGCAGGACGTACCCGGCCGGCTCGCGCTCGTGACCTGCACGGACTGGGACGGGACGGCGTTTCGCGCCAACGTGGTCGTGACCGCAGCGCCGATGTGA
- a CDS encoding HNH endonuclease family protein translates to MRRAVLTLLATLAVLVGLVTAAHAYPPDPPSPSESATQLDQLTVAAPGSSDGYSRDRFPHWSPAEGSCNTREMVLVRDGSGVETGADCYPTAGRWYSVYDQVWIEEPRDVSVDHMVPLANAWRSGASEWTEERREDFANDLARGQLIAVTASSNSSKGDSDPSEWKPANQGWWCYYARHWTDVKHDWDLTVTGAEKSALSDMLGTC, encoded by the coding sequence ATGCGCCGAGCCGTCCTCACCCTTCTCGCCACCCTCGCCGTCCTCGTCGGGCTGGTCACCGCGGCCCACGCCTACCCGCCGGACCCGCCGTCGCCGTCGGAGTCGGCCACGCAGCTCGACCAGCTCACCGTCGCCGCGCCCGGGTCGAGCGACGGCTACTCCCGCGACCGGTTCCCGCACTGGAGCCCGGCCGAAGGCAGCTGCAACACCCGCGAGATGGTCCTGGTCAGGGATGGTTCCGGCGTCGAGACCGGCGCCGACTGCTATCCGACGGCGGGCCGCTGGTACAGCGTCTACGACCAGGTCTGGATCGAGGAGCCGCGCGACGTCTCCGTCGACCACATGGTGCCGCTGGCCAACGCCTGGCGCTCCGGCGCCAGTGAGTGGACCGAGGAGCGGCGCGAGGACTTCGCCAACGACCTCGCCCGCGGCCAGCTGATCGCCGTCACCGCGTCCAGCAACAGCTCCAAGGGCGACAGCGACCCGTCCGAGTGGAAGCCGGCCAACCAGGGATGGTGGTGCTACTACGCGCGGCACTGGACCGACGTGAAGCACGACTGGGACCTCACCGTCACCGGCGCGGAGAAGTCCGCGTTGAGCGACATGCTGGGCACCTGCTGA
- a CDS encoding alpha/beta fold hydrolase, producing the protein MSLPLVLVHAFPLTPAVFDDLAGRLTGTTLIRPALRGFGGPALGDAEPSVDVYADDVAAGLAAQGVERAIVGGLSLGGYVTMALLRRHPDLVAGVVLADTKASEDTAEAKANRLRMADAVERHGSRALRPMLDTLLGETTRRDRPDLVARVRDWLDAAPPDGVAWAQRAMAARPPSFGTLREAAARGLAPSTVIVGRDDDVTGLDEAGAMAAALGGVTVHVVDGAGHLSPLEHPDAVAEIVRETVVSP; encoded by the coding sequence ATGAGCCTGCCGCTCGTCCTCGTCCACGCGTTCCCGCTGACGCCGGCGGTGTTCGACGACCTCGCCGGGCGGCTGACCGGCACGACGCTGATCCGCCCGGCGCTGCGCGGCTTCGGCGGCCCGGCGCTCGGCGACGCCGAGCCGTCGGTGGACGTCTACGCCGACGACGTCGCGGCGGGGCTGGCGGCCCAGGGCGTCGAGCGGGCGATCGTCGGCGGGCTGTCGCTGGGCGGGTACGTGACGATGGCGCTGCTGCGACGGCACCCGGACCTGGTGGCGGGCGTCGTCCTGGCCGACACCAAGGCGAGCGAGGACACCGCGGAGGCGAAGGCGAACCGGTTGCGCATGGCCGACGCGGTCGAGCGGCACGGCAGCCGGGCGCTGCGGCCGATGCTCGACACGCTGCTGGGCGAGACGACGCGACGCGACCGGCCGGACCTCGTCGCGCGGGTGCGGGACTGGCTGGACGCCGCCCCGCCGGACGGCGTCGCCTGGGCGCAGCGCGCCATGGCCGCGCGCCCGCCGTCGTTCGGCACGCTGCGCGAGGCCGCCGCCCGCGGCCTGGCGCCGAGCACCGTCATCGTCGGCCGCGACGATGACGTCACCGGCCTGGACGAGGCCGGCGCGATGGCCGCGGCCCTCGGCGGCGTGACGGTGCACGTCGTCGACGGCGCCGGGCACCTCAGTCCGCTGGAGCACCCGGACGCCGTCGCCGAGATCGTGCGGGAGACGGTCGTCAGCCCTTGA